The Streptomyces sp. P9-A4 genome contains a region encoding:
- a CDS encoding glycosyltransferase family 4 protein: MRHGDRPRVLLLTSSPLDGSEGGDVRLASDVLGSLPDVDFVWFSQWPRRRQAPPARGRPVRLLSRDGVPHVPERVQSALLGAVFARRVDLVHAFLTIGRTFPAFSWLRPLLLGGRPVVHTVPGVMDNRFLARTRPLGTTIALSESMARRLRAADFGDVRVVPPMIGLDAWPYLPRPEGFPTVLFAGHHDPDGGAEIAIDAAAEAVRAGARFRLVLAMRGRPGQDPGALDEALRERAGASGLTDFELLGYVDDMHALLASVHVLLFPPAVLGGKADIPLTVLQALASGRPAILSDLPQFADFGHAVLRAPAGDARRTGQQLAWLLDQPRSWDVLAERGRSLVEEHFGPERFAARYAALYRELLS; encoded by the coding sequence ATGCGCCACGGTGACCGGCCCCGCGTCCTGCTCCTGACCAGCAGCCCGCTGGACGGGTCGGAGGGCGGTGACGTGCGGCTCGCCTCCGATGTCCTCGGGTCCCTGCCGGACGTGGACTTCGTCTGGTTCTCCCAGTGGCCGCGCCGCCGGCAGGCTCCGCCGGCCCGCGGGCGGCCGGTCCGCCTCCTCTCCCGCGACGGCGTGCCGCACGTGCCGGAACGGGTGCAGTCGGCCCTCCTCGGGGCCGTGTTCGCCCGCCGGGTCGACCTGGTGCACGCCTTCCTGACGATCGGCCGCACCTTCCCGGCGTTCTCGTGGCTGCGCCCGCTGCTGCTCGGCGGGCGGCCGGTGGTCCACACGGTGCCGGGGGTGATGGACAACCGGTTCCTGGCCCGCACCCGGCCGCTGGGCACCACGATCGCCCTCTCGGAGTCGATGGCGCGGCGGCTGCGGGCCGCGGACTTCGGGGACGTGCGCGTGGTGCCGCCGATGATCGGCCTGGACGCCTGGCCGTACCTGCCGCGCCCCGAGGGCTTCCCGACGGTCCTGTTCGCCGGGCACCACGATCCCGACGGCGGGGCGGAGATCGCGATCGACGCGGCGGCGGAGGCCGTGCGGGCCGGGGCCCGGTTCCGTCTCGTCCTCGCGATGCGCGGACGGCCGGGGCAGGACCCCGGCGCGCTCGACGAGGCGCTGCGGGAGCGGGCCGGGGCCTCGGGCCTCACGGACTTCGAGCTGCTCGGCTACGTCGACGACATGCACGCGCTCCTCGCCTCGGTCCATGTGCTGCTGTTCCCTCCGGCGGTGCTCGGCGGCAAGGCGGACATCCCGCTCACCGTCCTCCAGGCGCTCGCCTCGGGGCGGCCCGCGATCCTCAGCGACCTCCCGCAGTTCGCGGACTTCGGCCACGCGGTGCTGCGGGCGCCGGCCGGTGACGCGCGGCGCACCGGGCAGCAGCTGGCCTGGCTGCTCGACCAGCCGAGGTCCTGGGACGTGCTCGCGGAGCGGGGCCGCTCCCTCGTCGAGGAGCACTTCGGGCCCGAGCGCTTCGCGGCCCGCTACGCGGCGCTCTACCGGGAGCTGCTGTCATGA
- a CDS encoding class I SAM-dependent methyltransferase, translated as MRGEAPPPADRTRVRRNRDADWDAWPVTDYLAENYRQLHPCDIGVIRHHAAVYRRHAPHSLAHTLELGAGPNLYPLMLAGAASRRVDALEPGAAGADYLRRQLDRGPDESWQPFYALCRSLVPALPATLMEALRPVRVVPGAAGDLVPDSYDLASMNFVAESVTEDFDEFAALCAAFVGAVRPGGLLLAAFMERMPSYRIGTGPVWPACPVDEAALRAVFAPRTTRLRIARLAKDRTLPEYGDTGILLLTAERPA; from the coding sequence ATGAGGGGCGAAGCGCCGCCCCCGGCGGACCGGACCCGGGTCCGCCGCAACCGGGACGCCGACTGGGACGCCTGGCCCGTCACCGACTACCTCGCCGAGAACTACCGGCAGCTCCACCCCTGCGACATCGGCGTCATCCGCCACCACGCGGCCGTCTACCGGCGCCACGCCCCCCACAGCCTGGCCCACACCCTCGAACTCGGCGCCGGCCCCAACCTCTACCCGCTGATGCTCGCGGGCGCCGCGAGCCGCCGCGTCGACGCCCTCGAACCCGGCGCCGCCGGTGCCGACTACCTGCGCCGCCAGCTCGACCGGGGTCCCGACGAGAGCTGGCAGCCCTTCTACGCCCTGTGCCGCTCCCTCGTCCCCGCCCTCCCGGCCACCCTCATGGAGGCGCTCCGCCCCGTACGGGTCGTGCCCGGCGCCGCCGGCGACCTGGTCCCGGACAGCTACGACCTCGCCTCGATGAACTTCGTCGCCGAGAGCGTCACCGAGGACTTCGACGAGTTCGCCGCCCTGTGCGCCGCGTTCGTCGGCGCGGTCAGGCCGGGCGGCCTGCTCCTCGCCGCCTTCATGGAACGCATGCCCAGCTACCGCATCGGCACCGGACCGGTCTGGCCCGCCTGCCCGGTCGACGAGGCCGCCCTGCGCGCCGTGTTCGCGCCCCGCACCACCCGGCTGCGGATCGCCCGGCTGGCGAAGGACCGCACACTGCCCGAGTACGGGGACACCGGCATCCTGCTCCTCACCGCCGAACGGCCGGCCTGA